One Helianthus annuus cultivar XRQ/B chromosome 12, HanXRQr2.0-SUNRISE, whole genome shotgun sequence genomic region harbors:
- the LOC110895868 gene encoding 50S ribosomal protein L18 translates to MSAAFFRLSAALSALFARPQPAGRLLRSSLSTQACFVPRSFFGVEDFLDDDNSRPYTYQKEKKSKNPNKHISFKQRTIAYMEPFTLDVFISKRFVSASLTHRVTSKQVAVAGTNSKDIKAALKSRSDIPACLAIGRILSDRAREADVYTASYTPRERDKFEGKIRAVVQSLIDNGIDVKIYLD, encoded by the exons ATGTCCGCCGCCTTCTTCCGCCTGTCCGCCGCCCTCTCCGCCCTCTTCGCCCGTCCACAACCCGCCGGCCGTCTGCTGCGTTCCTCTCTCTCCACACAG GCCTGTTTTGTACCTCGAAGCTTCTTCGGAGTAGAGGATTTTTTGGACGATGATAATAGCCGTCCATATACCTACCAAAAAGAAAAGAAATCGAAGAATCCAAACAAGCATATATCATTCAAACAGCGTACGATAGCTTACATGGAGCCGTTTACACTGGATGTTTTCATCTCAAAACGGTTTGTTTCAGCTTCACTTACTCACAGGGTAACAAGCAAACAAGTCGCAGTTGCTGGCACCAACTCAAAAGACATCAAAGCAGCACTTAAATCCAGGTCCGATATCCCTGCTTGTTTGGCGATTGGTAGGATATTGTCTGATCGCGCTCGAGAAGCTGATGTGTACACAGCCTCGTATACACCAAGGGAAAGGGATAAATTTGAAGGTAAAATCAGAGCAGTTGTTCAATCACTTATTGATAATGGTATTGATGTTAAAATTTATCTTGATTAA
- the LOC110895867 gene encoding potassium transporter 10 isoform X2 — protein MVIGDGILTPAISVLSASGGIKINHPGMSNDIVVLVAVIILLGLFSLQHYGPDKVGWLFAPIVLLWFLLIGGIGIFNICKHDKGVLRAFSPLYIFHYFKRRGIHGWISLGGIMLSITGTEALFADLAHFPVSAIQLAFTVVVFPCLLLAYCGQAAYLMKNKEHVYDAFYRSIPDRIYWPMFIVATLAAIVASQATISATFSIIKQANALGCFPRVKVVHTSKKFLGQIYVPDINWILMVLCIAVTVGFKNQSQIGNAYGTAVVVVMVVTTFLMTFVMLLVWRCHWILVLIFSGLSLLIECTYFSSVLFKLNQGGWVPLVIAGVFLLVMYIWHYGTVKRYEFEMHSKISMAWILGLGPSLGLVRVPGIGLVYTELASGVPHIFSHLITNLPAIHSVVVFVCVKYLPVYTVPEDERFLVKRIGPKNYHMFRCVARYGYKDVHKKDDDEFEKKLFDNLYLFIRLESMMEGCSDSEDYNSIYGSAQHTANENDTLSSVGNSIVAVSSSHTEVDEMEFVISCRGAGVVHIMGNTVVTARKGSRFYKRISIDYIYAFLRKVCREHSAIFNVPHETLLNVGQVFYV, from the exons ATGGTGATTGGAGATGGAATTCTAACTCCTGCTATTTCAG TTCTTTCAGCTTCTGGTGGTATCAAGATAAACCATCCTGGGATGAGTAATG ATATTGTAGTACTAGTTGCTGTTATCATTCTACTCGGTTTGTTTAGCCTTCAACATTACGGTCCAGATAAAGTCGGGTGGCTTTTTGCTCCAATCGTGTTGCTTTGGTTTTTATTAATCGGTGGGATCGGGATTTTTAACATATGCAAACATGATAAAGGGGTTTTACGGGCTTTTTCACCCTTATATATATTCCATTACTTTAAAAGGCGGGGAATACACGGTTGGATTTCACTAGGAGGGATCATGCTCAGCATCACAG GGACCGAGGCACTTTTTGCGGACCTTGCCCACTTTCCGGTTTCAGCAATCCAGCTGGCATTTACAGTTGTCGTGTTTCCTTGCCTTCTGCTGGCCTACTGTGGACAAGCAGCCTACCTCATGAAGAACAAAGAACATGTGTATGATGCCTTTTATCGCTCTATCCCAG ACCGTATATACTGGCCAATGTTTATTGTTGCAACTTTAGCTGCTATTGTTGCGAGTCAAGCTACTATATCGGCTACATTTTCAATAATTAAGCAAGCAAATGCACTCGGATGTTTTCCTCGGGTCAAAGTTGTTCATACATCAAAGAAATTTCTCGGGCAGATATATGTTCCAGATATCAATTGGATTCTTATGGTTCTTTGCATTGCTGTAACCGTTGGATTCAAAAACCAAAGCCAAATTGGCAACGCCTATG GAACCGCAGTAGTCGTAGTGATGGTGGTGACAACATTTCTCATGACTTTTGTAATGCTACTCGTTTGGCGTTGTCACTGGATTCTGGTTTTAATCTTTAGCGGGTTATCTCTGCTTATCGAGTGCACCTACTTTTCATCTGTcctttttaagcttaaccaaggTGGGTGGGTCCCACTTGTGATCGCGGGGGTGTTTCTTCTCGTCATGTACATCTGGCATTACGGGACAGTCAAAAGATACGAGTTTGAAATGCATAGCAAGATCTCAATGGCATGGATTCTTGGTCTCGGGCCTAGTCTTGGTCTAGTCCGTGTTCCTGGGATCGGGCTCGTGTACACCGAGCTAGCAAGCGGGGTCCCACATATATTCTCGCATTTGATAACCAACTTACCCGCCATCCACTCAGTGGTGGTTTTCGTGTGTGTTAAGTATCTCCCGGTTTACACGGTCCCAGAAGATGAAAGATTCCTGGTGAAACGAATCGGGCCAAAGAATTATCACATGTTTAGATGCGTGGCGAGATACGGCTATAAAGATGTTCATAAAAAAGACGACGACGAATTCGAAAAAAAACTTTTTGATAATCTGTATTTGTTCATAAGGCTGGAGTCGATGATGGAAGGGTGCTCAGATTCGGAAGACTACAACAGTATATATGGATCGGCGCAACACACAGCAAATGAAAACGATACATTGTCGTCTGTGGGGAATTCGATAGTGGCGGTGAGCAGTAGTCATACGGAGGTGGATGAAATGGAGTTTGTGATAAGTTGTAGGGGGGCGGGAGTGGTGCATATAATGGGGAACACGGTGGTGACAGCTAGGAAGGGGTCTAGGTTTTACAAGAGGATATCAATTGATTACATTTATGCATTCTTGAGGAAGGTTTGCAGGGAACATAGTGCAATCTTTAATGTTCCTCATGAAACCCTTTTGAATGTTGGTCAAGTGTTTTATGTATAA
- the LOC110895867 gene encoding potassium transporter 10 isoform X1: MDITEEIENEGGIWALEQKIDQPMDEEAGRLKNMYREKKFSVILLLRLAFQSLGVVYGDLGTSPLYVFYNTFPKGIDDPEDVVGALSLIIYSLTLVPLIKYVFIVCRANDNGQGGTFALYSLLCRHAKVNTIPNQHRTDEELTTYSRNTIYKQSFAAKTKRWLEAHAFKKNALLILVLVGTCMVIGDGILTPAISVLSASGGIKINHPGMSNDIVVLVAVIILLGLFSLQHYGPDKVGWLFAPIVLLWFLLIGGIGIFNICKHDKGVLRAFSPLYIFHYFKRRGIHGWISLGGIMLSITGTEALFADLAHFPVSAIQLAFTVVVFPCLLLAYCGQAAYLMKNKEHVYDAFYRSIPDRIYWPMFIVATLAAIVASQATISATFSIIKQANALGCFPRVKVVHTSKKFLGQIYVPDINWILMVLCIAVTVGFKNQSQIGNAYGTAVVVVMVVTTFLMTFVMLLVWRCHWILVLIFSGLSLLIECTYFSSVLFKLNQGGWVPLVIAGVFLLVMYIWHYGTVKRYEFEMHSKISMAWILGLGPSLGLVRVPGIGLVYTELASGVPHIFSHLITNLPAIHSVVVFVCVKYLPVYTVPEDERFLVKRIGPKNYHMFRCVARYGYKDVHKKDDDEFEKKLFDNLYLFIRLESMMEGCSDSEDYNSIYGSAQHTANENDTLSSVGNSIVAVSSSHTEVDEMEFVISCRGAGVVHIMGNTVVTARKGSRFYKRISIDYIYAFLRKVCREHSAIFNVPHETLLNVGQVFYV; the protein is encoded by the exons ATGGATATAACTGAGGAGATTGAGAATGAAGGGGGGATATGGGCTTTGGAGCAGAAGATTGATCAGCCAATGGATGAAGAAGCTGGTAGGCTCAAGAACATGTACAGAGAAAAG AAATTTTCAGTTATATTGCTTCTTCGTCTTGCTTTTCAAAGTCTTGGTGTTGTGTATGGAGATTTGGGAACATCTCCGCTGTAcgtattttacaatacatttcCGAAAGGAATCGATGATCCGGAGGATGTTGTGGGGGCACTTTCCTTAATCATATATTCTCTTACTCTTGTCCCGCTTATTAAATATGTTTTTATTGTGTGCCGTGCAAATGACAATGGTCAAG GTGGAACTTTTGCTCTTTACTCATTACTCTGTCGTCATGCAAAAGTTAATACAATTCCTAATCAACATAGAACCGATGAAGAGCTGACCACTTATAGTCGAAACACAATTTATAAACAATCATTTGCTGCAAAAACCAAACGATGGTTGGAAGCACATGCATTTAAAAAGAACGCACTTCTTATACTTGTTCTTGTCGGTACTTGCATGGTGATTGGAGATGGAATTCTAACTCCTGCTATTTCAG TTCTTTCAGCTTCTGGTGGTATCAAGATAAACCATCCTGGGATGAGTAATG ATATTGTAGTACTAGTTGCTGTTATCATTCTACTCGGTTTGTTTAGCCTTCAACATTACGGTCCAGATAAAGTCGGGTGGCTTTTTGCTCCAATCGTGTTGCTTTGGTTTTTATTAATCGGTGGGATCGGGATTTTTAACATATGCAAACATGATAAAGGGGTTTTACGGGCTTTTTCACCCTTATATATATTCCATTACTTTAAAAGGCGGGGAATACACGGTTGGATTTCACTAGGAGGGATCATGCTCAGCATCACAG GGACCGAGGCACTTTTTGCGGACCTTGCCCACTTTCCGGTTTCAGCAATCCAGCTGGCATTTACAGTTGTCGTGTTTCCTTGCCTTCTGCTGGCCTACTGTGGACAAGCAGCCTACCTCATGAAGAACAAAGAACATGTGTATGATGCCTTTTATCGCTCTATCCCAG ACCGTATATACTGGCCAATGTTTATTGTTGCAACTTTAGCTGCTATTGTTGCGAGTCAAGCTACTATATCGGCTACATTTTCAATAATTAAGCAAGCAAATGCACTCGGATGTTTTCCTCGGGTCAAAGTTGTTCATACATCAAAGAAATTTCTCGGGCAGATATATGTTCCAGATATCAATTGGATTCTTATGGTTCTTTGCATTGCTGTAACCGTTGGATTCAAAAACCAAAGCCAAATTGGCAACGCCTATG GAACCGCAGTAGTCGTAGTGATGGTGGTGACAACATTTCTCATGACTTTTGTAATGCTACTCGTTTGGCGTTGTCACTGGATTCTGGTTTTAATCTTTAGCGGGTTATCTCTGCTTATCGAGTGCACCTACTTTTCATCTGTcctttttaagcttaaccaaggTGGGTGGGTCCCACTTGTGATCGCGGGGGTGTTTCTTCTCGTCATGTACATCTGGCATTACGGGACAGTCAAAAGATACGAGTTTGAAATGCATAGCAAGATCTCAATGGCATGGATTCTTGGTCTCGGGCCTAGTCTTGGTCTAGTCCGTGTTCCTGGGATCGGGCTCGTGTACACCGAGCTAGCAAGCGGGGTCCCACATATATTCTCGCATTTGATAACCAACTTACCCGCCATCCACTCAGTGGTGGTTTTCGTGTGTGTTAAGTATCTCCCGGTTTACACGGTCCCAGAAGATGAAAGATTCCTGGTGAAACGAATCGGGCCAAAGAATTATCACATGTTTAGATGCGTGGCGAGATACGGCTATAAAGATGTTCATAAAAAAGACGACGACGAATTCGAAAAAAAACTTTTTGATAATCTGTATTTGTTCATAAGGCTGGAGTCGATGATGGAAGGGTGCTCAGATTCGGAAGACTACAACAGTATATATGGATCGGCGCAACACACAGCAAATGAAAACGATACATTGTCGTCTGTGGGGAATTCGATAGTGGCGGTGAGCAGTAGTCATACGGAGGTGGATGAAATGGAGTTTGTGATAAGTTGTAGGGGGGCGGGAGTGGTGCATATAATGGGGAACACGGTGGTGACAGCTAGGAAGGGGTCTAGGTTTTACAAGAGGATATCAATTGATTACATTTATGCATTCTTGAGGAAGGTTTGCAGGGAACATAGTGCAATCTTTAATGTTCCTCATGAAACCCTTTTGAATGTTGGTCAAGTGTTTTATGTATAA